TCAAGCGGAAAAATGTTTTATTGATAAGCGTGCTATCGCCGATTTAAAAAAAGCATCCGACGCTTTGAATCAGCAGGGTTTTCGTTTTAAGTTTTTCGACTGTTATCGTCCTGAACGCGCCGTTGCACATTTTATGCATTGGGCCAAAGATCTCACGGACCAAAAAACCAAGACGCAATACTATCCCAACATTGATAAAGACACGTTAGTTGGCCCTTACATTGCGGAAAGGTCAGGCCATTCTAAAGGCTTTACCGTCGACTTAACCATTGAAAAATTACAAAACGGTAAGTGGACAGAGGTCGATATGGGCAGCGCTTTTGATCTATTTGATGAAAAATCTCACACCCTATCCCCCTTAATTAGCAAGCAACAACAGCAAAGCCGACTCTTTTTAAGAGATCATTTAGCACAGCACGGTTTTAAGAACTATTCGTTGGAATGGTGGCACTATACCTATAATAAAGTGCCAAAATCACAAGCAAGCGAAGCTTATGACTTTGTGGTGAAATAAACAGGAAAGGCGTTAGCCACTAGAAGGTTGAAAACGTTTTAACTGTATTGATTGGCGTTGACTTTGAGCCTCTATCAGCAGTTGCTTTGCATGCTCAGCGGTTATTTCTACAAAATTAATTTTCGCTCCCTGACCACATTGCGCCAATTTGTCTCCATCCAATGAGAAAATGCTACCAAGTTTAGGGTAGCCCCCTAACGTTTGGCGATCATTGAGTAAAATAATCGGTTGGCCATCTGGCGGAATTTGAATAGCACCATAGCAAATGCCTTCAGATTTCAACGCCTGTA
This window of the Thalassotalea atypica genome carries:
- a CDS encoding M15 family metallopeptidase, with protein sequence MTNNSIPLILFAAATMLMLPKIALAQHEDKDQFIDIQTVLSTLKYDIKYYSNDNFVGTRINGYQAEKCFIDKRAIADLKKASDALNQQGFRFKFFDCYRPERAVAHFMHWAKDLTDQKTKTQYYPNIDKDTLVGPYIAERSGHSKGFTVDLTIEKLQNGKWTEVDMGSAFDLFDEKSHTLSPLISKQQQQSRLFLRDHLAQHGFKNYSLEWWHYTYNKVPKSQASEAYDFVVK